TTTATTTTGCCGTTTGGGCACCTAACGCTCGCAACGTTTCATTGTTGGGAGATTTTAATCTCTGGGATGGACGTAAAAACCAGATGCGTAAAGGCCCCACCGGAGTTTGGGAATTGTTTATTCCTGAAATTGGTGTAGGGGAGTCTTACAAATATGAAATCAAAAATTTTGAAGGACACATTTACGAAAAATCCGATCCTTACGGTTTCCAACAGGAACCCCGTCCAAAAACGGCATCCATTGTCACTGATTTAGATACTTACAGTTGGAGTGATGAAGACTGGATGGAAAAGCGGCGTCGTAGTGACCCGCTGACTCAGCCAGTTTCAGTTTATGAAGTGCATTTAGGCTCTTGGTTACACGCTTCGAGTGCAGAACCAGCGAAACTCCCCAATGGTGAAACGGAACCTGTAGTTGTAGTTTCAGAACTGAAACCGGGCGCACGTTTTCTTACTTACCGGGAACTGGCAGACCGACTCATTCCTTATGTCAAAGAATTAGGATACACCCACATAGAAATGCTACCCATTGCGGAGCATCCCTTTGATGGTTCTTGGGGTTATCAAGTAACTGGTTACTATGCCCCTACCTCGCGTTTTGGCAGACCCGAAGATTTTATGTATTTTGTTGACAAATGTCACCAAAATGATCTAGGGGTAATTGTGGATTGGGTTCCTGGTCACTTCCCCAAAGATGGACATGGTTTAGCTTTCTTTGATGGCAGCCACCTGTACGAACACGCTGACCCCCGTAAAGGCGAACATAAAGAATGGGGGACTTTGGTATTCAACTACGGTCGTCATGAAGTTAGTAATTTCCTCGCAGCAAACGCTCTCTTTTGGTTTGATAAATACCACATTGACGGGATTCGTGTCGATGCTGTTGCCTCGATGCTATATAACGACTATTGCCGCAAACCAGGAGAATGGCTACCCAACCAGTACGGCGGCAGAGAAAACCTAGAAGCAGCAGATTTTCTGCGTCAGGTAAATCACATTATCTTTAGCTATTTCCCCGGTATTCTCTCAATTGCGGAAGAATCCACTTCTTGGCCAATGGTATCTTGGCCCACCTACACAGGCGGACTGGGCTTTAACTTGAAGTGGAATATGGGCTGGATGCACGATATGCTGGATTACTTCAGCATGGACCCTTGGTTCCGCCAGTTCCACCAAAACAACATCACCTTTAGTATGTGGTACAACCACAGCGAGAATTTCATGCTGGCCCTGTCCCACGATGAAGTGGTGCATGGTAAGAGCAATATCATCGGCAAAATGCCGGGGGATACATGGCAGAAGTTAGCTAATATCCGTTGTTTATTTAGCTATATGTTTGCTCACCCAGGTAAGAAAACCATGTTTATGAGCATGGAGTTTGGGCAGTGGAGTGAGTGGAATGCTTGGGCTGATTTGGAGTGGCATTTATTACAGCATGAAGCCCACCAACAGTTAAAAACGTTTTTCCGGGAATTGAACCATCTCTACCGTTCTGAACCAGTCTTGTATACCCAGGATTTTGCTGAACCGGGGTTTGAGTGGATTGATTGTAGCGATAACCGCCATAGTGTAGTTTCTTTCATTCGTCGCGATCGCGATTCTGATGATTTTGCGATCGTCGTTTGTAATTTTACACCACAACCCCATTCTCATTACCGCATCGGTGTACCGCAAAAGGGATTTTATACTGAGTTGTTCAATAGTGATGCGCGTCAGTATGGCGGCAGTAATATGGGCAATTTAGGTGGTAAATGGACAGATGATTGGTCTTTGCACAGTCGTCCTTATTCGCTAGATTTGTGTTTACCACCTTTGGGTGTGTTGATTCTTAAGTTGGATAAGAATAAGACTGCTGAGGTAATTGGATAACAATTTGGGTGGGGCGATGCCCCATCCTACACATAATTTCGCCTATTCACAGCTACTCAACCCAGTTCTCTAATAGACTCTGTTGAAATTAAATATGCGTTATTACCCTTGTAGAGATGTAGCAGTGCTACCTCTCTACATTCTTTTATATAGCGATTTATTGACTTGCGATCGCTCTACATTTACCTGTGGAATGATACTTAGTACTCAGAGGAAGCAGACTACTGAAGGCTGACAGTAGCTAATTGCTAAGTAATAATAAATCCATCTGTCGATAGATGCACTTTTCTAATGAGACAAAGTTTTGCGATGCGATCGCCCTATGCAAGTATTAGGTAGCAAGGAGTTTGGTAAAACTTATTTAGCTTTAGATATGGCTGAAAAGCCAAAATTTTGTATAGTACAAATGTATGATTTGTTAGCCCTAATCCTAGATATTTTATAAGAATTCTCATGACACAGATTAAGCCTCAAGTAAAGCGCACAGAAGAATTGCGCCAGTTATTGCAACAAGCAAGCTATGCTTATTACGTCTTAGATACTCCAATCATGGAGGATGCAGTCTATGACCAGCTATATCGAGAATTGCAACAACTAGAAACTCAATATCCAGAATTGACAGCACCCGATAGTCCGACTCAGCGCGTGGGTGAGAGGCCAGCAACGCAGTTCACCTCGGTGCGGCATAATATCCCCTTGTACAGTCTAGAGAATGCATTCAATATTGATGAGTTACAAGCATGGGATCAGCGTTGGCGGCGACAAGTACCGAAAATAGATTCAGTGGAATATGTCAGTGAGCTGAAAATTGATGGTTCTGCTTTGGCTCTAACTTACCAAGATGGCATTCTAGTTAGAGGGACAACTAGAGGTGATGGGGTAACGGGTGAAGATATCACCCAAAATGTACGGACAATTCGCTCAATTCCCTTACGTTTGAATTTTGAAGGGTTAGAAATTTTAGAAAGGGTAGAAGTGCGAGGCGAGGCGTTTTTGCCGTTGGAAGTATTTAAACAAATCAACGAGGAAAGACAAAAAGCCAGCGAGCAATTATTTGCTAATCCCCGCAATGCCGCCGCTGGTACACTCAGACAACTAGACTCCCGCATTGTCGCTAAACGGCGGTTAGATTTTTTTGGCTACACCTTGCACATTCCTGGTAGGGATGACACCAGTATTGCCAATACCCAATGGGAAGCGTTGGAATTGTTGGAAAAGATGGGTTTTCGAGTCAACCCCAACCACAAACTCTGTGCTTCGATCGCAGAAGTGGCAAAATATTATGAATATTGGGACACGGAACGGCTGAATTTACCCTACATGACTGATGGGGTAGTAGTGAAGCTGAATTCTTTTAAACTTCAGGAACAGCTAGGATTTACGCAGAAATTTCCCCGCTGGGCAGTAGCCTTAAAGTATGCAGCCGAAGAAGCACCTACCCGTGTGGAAAATATTGCTGTAAATGTAGGACGAACGGGAGCGTTAACGCCGTTAGCCGAGATGCGCCCGGTGCAACTGGCGGGAACAACAGTTTCCCGCGCCACTTTACATAATAGCGATCGCATTACTCAATTAGATATTCGCATTGGTGATACTGTCATCGTCCGCAAAGCTGGAGAAATCATTCCAGAAGTGCTGAGGGTAATCAAAGAACTCCGTCCCGCTGACACTGAACCCTTCGTTATGCCCACCCATTGCCCAGTCTGCGGTCAATTGGTGGTGCGAGAATCAGGTGAGGCGGTGACTCGCTGCGTCAATGCTTCCTGTGCGGCAATTCTCAAAGGTTCCATTGAACATTGGGTAAGTCGTGATGCCTTAGATATTAAAGGTATGGGGGAAAAGTTGGTATATCAACTCGTTGATAAAGGTTTGGTGCATTCTGTTGCCGATTTATATGAGTTGACAGCAGAGAAGTTATCTGCATTGGAAAGGATGGGAAAAAAGTCGGCAGAGAAATTAGTGGATGCGATCGCTCAATCAAAAAATCAATCTTGGTCAAGGGTACTGTATGGTTTAGGCATCCGTCACGTTGGCAGTGTAAATGCTCAATTATTGACTCAAAAATATTTCACTGTAGACCAGTTAGCGACAGCAAAGCAATCAGATATTGAAGGAATTTACTGTATCGGTGCTGAAATTGCCCAATCTGTGTACCAATGGTTTCGGATTGACGCTAACCAAAAGTTAATAGAACGCTTACAAGCAGAAGGATTGCAATTAACTGCCCCAGAGGAAACAAAAATAGTTGGGGATGGTAATCAAAAATTTGCAGGTAAAACTTTTGTAATTACAGGTACATTGCCAACCTTAAAGCGGGATGAAGCGAAGGATTTGATTCAAAAAGCTGGGGGGAAAGTAACTGATTCAGTTAGTAAAAAAACCGATTATTTAGTTTTAGGAGAAGATGCTGGTTCCAAGTTAGAAAAAGCAATTTCATTGGGAATTACACAGTTAAGTGAGGCGCAATTTTTAGAGATGCTTGAAGATTAAAATCAGGTAAATAGCCTGGAAAGGTATATATTTCGTGAACGAATCCAGACAATTAACCCCTACTTATCAATCAGCCCAAAAGCATGACCGCTACAACCTGCATATCCCCGATTTATCAAATAATATCATGTCCGCTTGATTGCTTATTAAACCCGAAGAACCCCACCCCGCCAAAGCTGTGCTTTGTCTCCCCTCCCGGCTCTTCGGGAGGCAGGGTGGATTAATTGTCGAGAGAGAAAATATAACATAGAAGGATGATTCCTTAAGAAAAACACGGTTCTCCCAGAGGAAAGTTAGGAATGAATTTAATCGAAGCAATCCAAGGGGTTCCCGATTATCGACATGCTAGAGGTATTAGACATAGACTTTGGATAATACTAACTATAGTTTTGTTAGGTAGTTGTACAGGATATTGGGGGTATAAACCTTTAGCTGAGTTCACAAAAAATCATCGATTATCTCTAATCAAATTATTAGATTTATCTCCAGATATTCAATTTCCGTCAGCATCAACATTCAGAAATATTATGATGTCAATTGATTTTCAGATATTAGCTGAACTGTTTAACGTCTGGGCAGAAAAGAGTTTGCCAATTAATTTCAAAGAATTATTTGCCATCGATGGGAAATGTATTAAAAGTACTGTAACCGGGGGAAATCAATCCTATCAAAACTTTGTGAGTATCGTTTCAGTTTTCAGTTTATAGTCATCAGCAAGGATGGGTAATCAGACATCAAGCTATGGAAAATAACAAAAACAGTGAGATTAGTGTGGTAGAAGAGCTAATTAAAAAGCTTTATGGGCATCATATCGTGATTACAGCCGATGCACTACATTGCCAAAAAAAACTGTTGAGCTGATTATCGAGGGAGAAAATGACTACATTATTACTATTAAAAGAAACCAGCCAAATCTCCTGAAAGTAGCTACTGAGCTAGCTGAATCCTCAATCGCTATCGATACCAATTACCATGATGAAAATTTACATGGACGAAAGACTACTCGTCAAGTCAAAGTCTATCCAATTCCATTTGAGTCACTACCTGATTGGGTTGGCGCTAAAAGTTTAATTGAGGTTAACAGATATGGAACTCGACCTCAAGGATAGAATTGTCGTCGCCAGATTGTTGACTATCATGAACAACACTTTTATTTAAGTAGCTGAAATTATTCAGCTTCAGAATTCGCGGAGATTATTCGTGGTCATTGGTCAATTGAAAATCAACTTCATTGGGTCAAGGATGTAACTTTAAATGAAGATAACTGTATTCATACTGGCGGTTTTTCACCAGCTAATTGGGCGATGGTCAGACAGTTTTTAGTTTCCCTGGCTCGTCAGTTAAATTGTCGGACTCTTCCCGAAGCGTTAAGGCTGATGGCTAACCAACTTCAAATGATTTTTGATGCGCTATTTGACCACTCCGACTCCTTTTGCCCAATGCCTGTGAGTCCAATGGTCGAGTGAGAAAACTTTTTCTCTCCCGACAATTAATCCACCCTGCTCCCCGCAGGCAGGGAGGGGGGTTGGGGGTGGGGTTGGGGGTGGGGTTATTTTATTATGGGTAATTTGGCGGACATGATATAATACCAATTTGAAAAAAGAATGCGACAAATAGACCATTTGTATAGACGCGATTCATGAGCCAGCGCGTTGCGGGGGTTCCCCCCGTTGTAGCGACTGGTGTCGCATCTTTACCCAAGGATGTGTTGCAATCATTAATTGAATTGGTAAGCTAAACCACATCTAGTTTGCATATCTAAAATTTATATAACTCTTGTGGGGTGGGCATCTTGCCCGCCGTAATTATGCAATTTAAATGTGGAACAGCTTATAAGTCGGCGATATTATTTTTCAGGAACAATTGAGGATTGCTATAGCAAACTAGTGCAAAATTGGATGATTCTCGTAAGGGCAATTTATCAATTGCCTCTACTCAAACGGGGGCAAGTTATTCGGGTCAATACCCTGAGATTGTAAATAAGCAATCAATCGTTCTTTTTGCTGGCATTCTTGTTCAGCGCGTTGGTGTTCTTGTTCGGCGCGTTGACGTTCTTGTTCAATCTGTTCTACAGCCCACAGTAACAAATTACCATCTCGATTCCACCAGCGCAACCAACAACCAGTGCGACCTTCTTTTGTTCCTTGCCAAGTTCCTAAAAATAAGCCCATTACATCAATCCAATGACGACCATTTTCGTCAGGTTGCTTTAACTCATAGCGCTTATTTTCCAGTTGATAATATTCTAATAAACCGCCATAAGGTTCAAAAATTACGTAAATGGGAATCTGCAAAATTTGCTCGTAGAAAAACCATTTTCCTGGTGGATAACTTCGCTTGACCGAATATTCTCCACCCTCAGTATCGGATAAAAATTCGATAGCGATCGCAGGGATATCTCCTTCTAAATTGGGTGTATAACTTTTGCGATTACCCACGACTTCATTAACCGACGGCACATAAACCCAGTCTGGTGCTTTGGCAATAAATTGCTCGTTGACTGTCGCACAAAGACCAAAGTTTGAAGCTATCAACATCTGAGGTTGAATGAATCCACTGATTTCTAGACTTTCACGCAAAGCACCAGCTAAAAGTGGCTGACTCGGTATTCTCCACTGGTTCATCCTCTAGTTGAAAATCTTTGGGCAAGGCTTCCCAAGAGATTACCAGTTCTGTTGGTGATTTGGCTTGGCTGAGTTGGGTTGCCATAAACACAGCATGAATTTATTCTCGATCTTATCGCTTGCGGGAGGGCTATGGAGGGAATGGGGACTGGGGACAGGGGGGCAGGGGAAAAGGTTAAAGGTTAAAGGGAAAAGGAATAAATTTAATCTTTCCCCTTTTCCCCTTACCCTTTTCCCCTTACCCCATACCCAATGCCCAATGCCCAATTCCCAATGCCCTTTACAGGAGAACTTTAGCTAAAATCGGTTCCACACTCTTAGAAATCTCTGGCACATACACCTGTGAAACGTAGTCGGCAATCATCCTGTCGGTGTTGAATAACGGCGCATTTGTTTTAATGGACGTTTTCATCATTTGCACCCAACGGTGAGGAATACCTTGGGCATCTTGGTCATAGTATAGAGGAACGATTTCTTCTTCTAACAGCTGATACAGCGATCGCGAATCAATCCCATCTTGCAATTCTTGATCGCTAGTATGAGCATCTTCACCAATTGCCCAACCGTTAATTCCTTTACCATCAGGCCCTGTTTGGTAGCCTTCGCACCACCAGCCATCTAAAACGCTGCAATTAAGACCGCCGTTGAAGCAGACTTTTTGCCCACTTGTACCAGATGCTTCCAAAGGACGACGGGGATTATTTAACCAAACATCCACACCTTGCACCAATTTTTGACCAGTGTAAATGTCGTAATCTTCAATAAAGGCGACTCGGTTGATAATCCCGGAATTGTGACACCACTCCATTAAGCGTTGGATAATCCGCTTACCTTCTTCATCGGCTGGATGCGCTTTACCTGCAAAGATAATTTGTACTGGACGTTGAGCATTACCAAAAATCTTCAATGCGCGTTGGGCATCGCGTAAAATCAGATCGCCGCGTTTATAAGGGCTGAAGCGTCTGGCAAATCCAATAGTCAATACATTGGGATCGAGTAATTTTTCAGTTGCTTGAATGAGTTCATGATTTTCGCCACGCAACTCCCGTGATTTCTTCACCTTATAACGGGTAAAGGCAATCAATCTTTCTTTGAGGATAAGATGCCGCGACCACAATTCCTCGTCGGGAATCTCGTCAACTTTAGCCCACATCTTGGGATCGACGGCGCGATTTTTCCAGTCTTCTCCCAAATATTCGTTATATAAGTCACCTAACAGGGGTGCAGTCCAAGTGGGTGCATGAACGCCATTGGTAATGTAACCAATTGGTACTTTGTCTTCCGATCGCTGCGGATAGAGAACTGTCCACATTTTACGAGAAACTTGACCGTGCAATTCACTCACACCATTGCAAGCACGCGACATCCGCAATGCTAAAACGGTCATGCCAAAGGGTTCCCAAGGATCGCCCAGTCGCCTTGCACCCAATGCCAAAAATTGCTCGCGAGAAAGTCGCAATTGCGGCCAATAGCTGGCAAAGAAGGAATCTATTAAATCGGGTGAGAAGACATCATGACTGACGGGAACGGGGGTATGGGTGGTAAATACACAACTGTTCCGCACCTTGGCTTCGATATCGTAGAAAGATTTACCAGTCCGTTCAATTTCTACCCGCGCAACTTCTAAGGTGCAGAATGCAGCGTGTCCTTCATTGAGGTGATAGACAGAAGGTTCAATTCCCAAGGCGTGTAGAGCGCGAACACCACCAATTCCCAAAACGACTTCTTGGGCGATGCGGGTTTCCAAGTTACCGCCGTATAAGTGTCCCGTCAACCAACGGTCAATGGGATCGTTATCGTGGCGATCGGTATCTAATAAATATAAGGTGACTCGCCCAACTTGCACTCGCCAGATTTGCACTTTCACAACCCGCTGGCGAACTTGTAACTCGATAGTGACTGATTCCCCTTGCTCATTTTTAATCAACTCCAAGGGCATGTGGCCAAAGGGGTTGTCAATATAATAATCTTCTTGCCAACCTTGGCGGTTCAAGCGTTGCCGAAAATAACCTTGGCGGTACAACAAGCCAACACCAACCAATGGCACACCCAAATCTGATGATGATTTCAAGTGATCCCCGGCGAGAATTCCCAAGCCACCAGAGTAGACGGGTAGAGATTCATGGATGCCAAATTCGGCGCAAAAGTAAGCAATAGGATGCTGTTTGGATACTTGCGGTGCAACTCGACTGACCCAAGTATCTTGCTGGTTGATGTATTGGTCAAACTCACGCGCGAGGGCGGATATCTGCTTTAGGTAAAATGGGTCTTCTGCTAATTGCGTCAAACGCTCATAAGTTGCCGACTCTAAAATCGCTACTGGGTTATGCCCACAGCGTTCCCATTCTTGGGGATCAATTGTTTGGAATAAGGAGATGCGATCGCCACTCCAACTCCACCAGTAGTTATAAGCCAAATCTGCCAAACGCTTGAGCGGTAAAGGTAACTTTTCACTCAAGTGTCGTGCTGCGGTAATTGCACTGCTATTAGCCATACTAAATCTATGTCCTCGCGCTTAACTTTTTGTCTATGTATCAAGAACTGGGGAAGAAGCAAGGGAGCAGGGTGCAAGGGAGAAGAGTTTTCCCTTTTGCACCCCGCCCCAATGCCTCTTTTCCATGCCCAGTCCCTTTTATTTACTCTTCAGGTTCATAACACCGGAGCCTTCACGTGCTGAATTCTCCCCTGAAGTTGGAACAGTTTCTCGACATCAAACCTTATCCAAGTAAATGGTTTGTATTGTTTTCGTCTTCTAAAAATTATCTCTACTTTTGGACAGATTTAATATTTTTTTCTATCAAATTCGTTGACATTATTTTAACTTTTCTGTTTAGTTGTTAATTTTTATTTAAATGTTAGCAATAAGCAACCAGTGGACAAGACCAGTTTGAGCTTGCTGCGATCAAACGGGTCTTGAGTTTAAAACCCCCACTCATATCATGTCCGCATAATTAGTTATGCTAAACACAGTCATTGCACCCCACACGCCAGATGCTCCACTTGGGGAGACCCCATCGCCCGTTGGCGTCTCCCCTTGGGAGAAGACCGCACTGGCTCCCCTTAATCCCCTCCCCGCTCTTCGGGAGGGGAGACAAAGCGTAGCTTTGGCGGGGGTGGGGTTCTTCCGGTTTAATAAGCAATCAAGCGGACATGATATCAATCAAATACAGACTTTGGTAATACGACCATTTAATAGAGCCGCAGCAGATTGTTGCACACAATTGGTTAAAACATCTAAGCATTCATACCGCCATCAACATCGAATGTTGCACCGGTGATGAAAGCCGCGTCAGGACTGGCCAGAAAAGCGACCGCAGCCGCAACTTCCTCTGGCTTGCCGTAGCGCCCAAGCGCTGTAGCTGCTTTTTGGATTACCGCAAAATCACTATCAGATGGGTTCATATCAGTTTCAATTGGACCTGGCTGTACGGTGTTAACTGTGATCGCCCTCGGCCCCAGGTCACGTGCCCAGCCCCGCGTGTAGCCAGCGATCGCGGCCTTAGTTGCTGAATAATCGGAGATTCCTGCCCAGAGCGAATGGCTTCCAGCACAGGAGCCGATGGAGATGATCCGTCCACCTTCAGTCATAAGCGGTGCAGCAGCGCGGACGGCAGCCACTACGCCACCCACATTGATCGCTAACTGCTGTTCTAAGGACGCAATATCGCTTGCAGGATCACCAACTACACCAAGGACAAATACTCCAGCGTTGTTCACGAGAATATCGAGACGACCAAAGCGTTCGGCGACCATCTTAACCAAATTCTCAACCTGGAGAGAATCCGCTTGGTCGGCTTTGAAGGCGGCGGCACTAACCCCATTTTCTTCGAGTTCCCGGACAACGAGCGCGGCCTTTTCGGATGAGGCGCTGTAACTGATGGCAATGTCTGCACCTTCCTCAGCAAGACGTTTGGCGATCGCAGCACCAATACCCCGTGAACCACCTGTGACGAGGGCAACTTTACCTGTGAGTTTCTTAATATTGCTATTCATGATTTTTGCTCCTTCATTGTTGCAACCTGTCACCTCAGTTATTTAACAACCTGGTAATTTTGTCAAGATTTTGACTAAGCTATCAACAAATCAGCAATAGTTAGTAAAAATCGACTTCTTGGCATTGTGGCAAAAACTTTTTTCTTATTCAAGATTTTCCTTTTCCCTGAGCGAAGTTTTTAGTCTCAAACAGGCTAAGTTTATTGAGAATAGTATCAATCGCCTGAATTTTGACACTTACCAGAGTTGCCTTAGCGTAGCGTTCTGCAAGAAAGGGATCACAGAGTGCAGAATAGATGTTCAAGGTCTGAAACCATTGTCAGAGTAAGTTTATAGAAAATACTAAAATTTTCAAACTAACCTGCGGAATCTGGGTTATATATATCTGTATAACGAAGAATTAAGGATAAATTATAAAGTAACAAAATGTGCATCTGAATATTACCTTTCTGGAAAAGCTTTCACGTACCTACTATGAATTAAAATAAATCTGCATATATCAAAGTATTAAGATAATTTCGATAAAAATTTTGTTTTGTTAACAAAAATAATGCAGTTGAATCGAAGTAATTTCCTCAGATTTCTGATCCAATCAGAGCCAGGAAAACCAGCAATATCCAACGGCTTACGAGCTGCGTTAGCGTTGGGAGTTCCCATGCTAATTGGGCAACTCATTAACCAAAGAGAAAGCGGATTATTCGTTGGTTTAATGGCTCACTTTGTCAACTTAGCGAATATTGGTGGCCCTTACCAAATCAAAGCTAAGACAATGGCACAGGCTACTTTGGGAATAACTGTTTCAGTATTTGTGGGTACTCTAGTCGCTCAAGTTCCGGTACTAGCTGTGGTGCTGACACTTCTGTGGGGGCTTGCTTCCGGTTTTGCGTCACTGTATGGTAATGCTGGTGCTAATGTTGGTCTGGTAGTAGGGATATCATTTATTACCACGATCGCACAGCCAGGAAACTTGGAAGTTGCACTCGTGCGATCGCTGTTATGTCTAATTGCAGGTGGATGGGCGATGCTACTCTCCTTAGTAATGTGGCCTTTTAGACCTTACGATCCCATACGGCTAGCTTTGGCTGACTGTTTCAGTGCAATCGCCAACTACATTCAGGCATTTGTAGGTAAAGTAGCAACATCTGAAAATATTCTCGAAATTAGAAAAGCATTAGAAACAGCACGCACTGCTTTAGGTACATTACGGATTGGACAGTCGTCTCGGAGTTGGATAAATGAGCCATTTTTGCTGCTAATTCAGGATGGCGATCGCTTGCTTGGTTTAGTTGTTGCCTTAACAGAATTACTAGAAACTCACTTCCAACAACAGCAATATCATACAGTCCAGCAATTAGTAGACGATGCACTCGCAGAAATATCAGTCATTCTTCAAGCCATAGCGAAAGTCATATCTCGCAAGCCTGCTAGCATAGACTTGGGAAATCTCAAGCGCATCTATGAAGCACTGAAAGAACAAGAAAGTCTGCAAAGAAAAGCAATTGCTGGCAGTGAAACCGACTACACAACCCTCGTTGCTTTCACTAACCTGGTGCTGACGCTCAAAAAGCTGATTGAGCAATTGCAATACACGGCTCAGACAGCTAAATCTCTGGCAGATCGCAGCAAAATGAGTCAACGAGATATAGATAGACTTCTTTTATTTGAAGAAGAACAGCGATCGCTCTTAAGTTTACTCAAAGAAAACCTTACCTTAGACTCAGCAATCTTTCGCCATGCTCTTCGCATTGGTGCGAGTCTAACTGTAGGCGTGATATTATACAGTGTTACAAATTTACCAATGGGCTATTGGGTAACACTGACAATTATAT
This portion of the Nostoc sp. GT001 genome encodes:
- the glgB gene encoding 1,4-alpha-glucan branching enzyme → MSMTTIAPEQVNSIVWNQHNDPFEILGSHPIEQDGKTVWAVRAYLPNASAAWVVLPEQRKEYPMQTVHDPHFFECTIETTELANYQLRIKEGEHERVIYDPYAFRSPRLTDFDLHLFGEGNHHRIYEKLGAHPTEIDGVKGVYFAVWAPNARNVSLLGDFNLWDGRKNQMRKGPTGVWELFIPEIGVGESYKYEIKNFEGHIYEKSDPYGFQQEPRPKTASIVTDLDTYSWSDEDWMEKRRRSDPLTQPVSVYEVHLGSWLHASSAEPAKLPNGETEPVVVVSELKPGARFLTYRELADRLIPYVKELGYTHIEMLPIAEHPFDGSWGYQVTGYYAPTSRFGRPEDFMYFVDKCHQNDLGVIVDWVPGHFPKDGHGLAFFDGSHLYEHADPRKGEHKEWGTLVFNYGRHEVSNFLAANALFWFDKYHIDGIRVDAVASMLYNDYCRKPGEWLPNQYGGRENLEAADFLRQVNHIIFSYFPGILSIAEESTSWPMVSWPTYTGGLGFNLKWNMGWMHDMLDYFSMDPWFRQFHQNNITFSMWYNHSENFMLALSHDEVVHGKSNIIGKMPGDTWQKLANIRCLFSYMFAHPGKKTMFMSMEFGQWSEWNAWADLEWHLLQHEAHQQLKTFFRELNHLYRSEPVLYTQDFAEPGFEWIDCSDNRHSVVSFIRRDRDSDDFAIVVCNFTPQPHSHYRIGVPQKGFYTELFNSDARQYGGSNMGNLGGKWTDDWSLHSRPYSLDLCLPPLGVLILKLDKNKTAEVIG
- the ligA gene encoding NAD-dependent DNA ligase LigA, with the translated sequence MTQIKPQVKRTEELRQLLQQASYAYYVLDTPIMEDAVYDQLYRELQQLETQYPELTAPDSPTQRVGERPATQFTSVRHNIPLYSLENAFNIDELQAWDQRWRRQVPKIDSVEYVSELKIDGSALALTYQDGILVRGTTRGDGVTGEDITQNVRTIRSIPLRLNFEGLEILERVEVRGEAFLPLEVFKQINEERQKASEQLFANPRNAAAGTLRQLDSRIVAKRRLDFFGYTLHIPGRDDTSIANTQWEALELLEKMGFRVNPNHKLCASIAEVAKYYEYWDTERLNLPYMTDGVVVKLNSFKLQEQLGFTQKFPRWAVALKYAAEEAPTRVENIAVNVGRTGALTPLAEMRPVQLAGTTVSRATLHNSDRITQLDIRIGDTVIVRKAGEIIPEVLRVIKELRPADTEPFVMPTHCPVCGQLVVRESGEAVTRCVNASCAAILKGSIEHWVSRDALDIKGMGEKLVYQLVDKGLVHSVADLYELTAEKLSALERMGKKSAEKLVDAIAQSKNQSWSRVLYGLGIRHVGSVNAQLLTQKYFTVDQLATAKQSDIEGIYCIGAEIAQSVYQWFRIDANQKLIERLQAEGLQLTAPEETKIVGDGNQKFAGKTFVITGTLPTLKRDEAKDLIQKAGGKVTDSVSKKTDYLVLGEDAGSKLEKAISLGITQLSEAQFLEMLED
- a CDS encoding transposase family protein, translating into MNLIEAIQGVPDYRHARGIRHRLWIILTIVLLGSCTGYWGYKPLAEFTKNHRLSLIKLLDLSPDIQFPSASTFRNIMMSIDFQILAELFNVWAEKSLPINFKELFAIDGKCIKSTVTGGNQSYQNFVSIVSVFSL
- the glgP gene encoding alpha-glucan family phosphorylase, which codes for MANSSAITAARHLSEKLPLPLKRLADLAYNYWWSWSGDRISLFQTIDPQEWERCGHNPVAILESATYERLTQLAEDPFYLKQISALAREFDQYINQQDTWVSRVAPQVSKQHPIAYFCAEFGIHESLPVYSGGLGILAGDHLKSSSDLGVPLVGVGLLYRQGYFRQRLNRQGWQEDYYIDNPFGHMPLELIKNEQGESVTIELQVRQRVVKVQIWRVQVGRVTLYLLDTDRHDNDPIDRWLTGHLYGGNLETRIAQEVVLGIGGVRALHALGIEPSVYHLNEGHAAFCTLEVARVEIERTGKSFYDIEAKVRNSCVFTTHTPVPVSHDVFSPDLIDSFFASYWPQLRLSREQFLALGARRLGDPWEPFGMTVLALRMSRACNGVSELHGQVSRKMWTVLYPQRSEDKVPIGYITNGVHAPTWTAPLLGDLYNEYLGEDWKNRAVDPKMWAKVDEIPDEELWSRHLILKERLIAFTRYKVKKSRELRGENHELIQATEKLLDPNVLTIGFARRFSPYKRGDLILRDAQRALKIFGNAQRPVQIIFAGKAHPADEEGKRIIQRLMEWCHNSGIINRVAFIEDYDIYTGQKLVQGVDVWLNNPRRPLEASGTSGQKVCFNGGLNCSVLDGWWCEGYQTGPDGKGINGWAIGEDAHTSDQELQDGIDSRSLYQLLEEEIVPLYYDQDAQGIPHRWVQMMKTSIKTNAPLFNTDRMIADYVSQVYVPEISKSVEPILAKVLL
- a CDS encoding SDR family oxidoreductase — protein: MNSNIKKLTGKVALVTGGSRGIGAAIAKRLAEEGADIAISYSASSEKAALVVRELEENGVSAAAFKADQADSLQVENLVKMVAERFGRLDILVNNAGVFVLGVVGDPASDIASLEQQLAINVGGVVAAVRAAAPLMTEGGRIISIGSCAGSHSLWAGISDYSATKAAIAGYTRGWARDLGPRAITVNTVQPGPIETDMNPSDSDFAVIQKAATALGRYGKPEEVAAAVAFLASPDAAFITGATFDVDGGMNA